Proteins encoded by one window of Flavobacterium sp. N502540:
- a CDS encoding aspartate aminotransferase family protein, translated as MNPDFIKYQAQTSPYPLGMEVSHAIGSYIYDTNDKKYLDFVAGVSACTLGHQHPRVNQAIKDQLDKYSHVMVYGEYSQSPAVEYCKLMASLLPESLSKTYLVNSGTEAIEGALKLAKRATGRSQLISCHNAYHGNTMGSMSVMGFEERKQAFRPLLPDVDFITFNNEEDLQKITTRTAAILLETIQGGAGFIEPHDNFLQKVRKRCDEVGAMMIVDEIQPGFGRTGKLFGFQTYDVIPDIVVMGKGMGGGMPVGAFTASAEKMDLLTENPKLGHITTFGGHPVIASACLATLQELTETNLMEETLEKEKLFRSLLVHPLIKEVRGKGLMLAAMTETAEITNQVILNCQDKGLILFWLLFEGCAIRITPPLTISEEEIKEGCAIILNVMDEILKKEQEV; from the coding sequence ATGAATCCAGACTTTATAAAATACCAGGCACAAACTTCACCTTACCCATTGGGAATGGAGGTTTCACATGCTATTGGCTCCTACATTTACGACACTAACGATAAAAAATATTTAGATTTTGTAGCGGGTGTTTCCGCCTGCACACTTGGGCATCAGCACCCAAGGGTCAATCAAGCTATCAAAGATCAGTTAGACAAGTATTCGCATGTCATGGTTTATGGCGAATATTCGCAAAGTCCGGCTGTGGAGTATTGCAAACTCATGGCTTCACTCCTACCAGAATCATTAAGTAAAACCTATTTGGTTAACTCAGGAACGGAAGCAATCGAAGGAGCTTTAAAGTTAGCTAAACGAGCAACGGGACGCAGCCAGCTTATTTCGTGTCATAATGCTTATCATGGCAACACTATGGGATCGATGAGTGTTATGGGTTTTGAAGAGCGCAAACAAGCCTTCAGACCTCTTCTTCCCGATGTTGATTTCATTACTTTTAATAACGAAGAAGATTTACAAAAAATAACGACCAGAACTGCGGCTATACTTTTAGAAACCATTCAGGGAGGTGCCGGATTTATTGAGCCTCATGATAACTTTCTGCAAAAAGTCAGAAAACGCTGTGACGAAGTTGGTGCTATGATGATTGTTGACGAAATCCAGCCTGGTTTTGGGAGAACCGGAAAACTATTTGGTTTTCAGACCTATGACGTTATCCCCGATATCGTAGTTATGGGAAAAGGCATGGGTGGCGGAATGCCGGTAGGCGCTTTTACAGCATCGGCAGAAAAAATGGATCTGTTGACCGAAAATCCTAAATTGGGGCACATTACCACTTTCGGAGGTCATCCTGTCATTGCGTCAGCATGTCTGGCTACTTTGCAGGAATTAACTGAAACAAACCTAATGGAAGAGACCTTAGAGAAAGAAAAACTCTTCCGATCGCTTTTGGTACATCCTTTGATAAAGGAAGTTAGAGGAAAAGGATTAATGCTTGCCGCCATGACCGAAACTGCCGAAATTACCAATCAGGTTATTTTGAACTGTCAGGACAAAGGGCTCATTTTATTCTGGTTGCTGTTTGAAGGATGCGCGATACGAATAACACCTCCTTTAACAATTTCTGAAGAGGAAATCAAAGAAGGTTGCGCCATAATCTTAAACGTTATGGATGAAATCCTGAAAAAGGAACAAGAAGTTTAA
- a CDS encoding OstA-like protein, translated as MKKLLFFISFCLLFLNAQDLFAQKPKTIIVENADFQEINENEIPGALLLTGNVKVNHDGVVLTCNKAYFFQKENYLKAFGNVQLVQGDTLFLNSKYAEYSGNVKKAFATGDAVMSSPDATLSTDTINFDRNIQQVFYNTKGTIINKDNTLVSKSGRYYVAEKKFQFLTAVTITNPKYVIKSNHLDYYSNSGHSYLLGPSTITSKSNYIYTERGFYDTKKNLAHFLRKSYIKYDDRLIEGDSLYYNRNIEFASATRNVKITDSINRGIVKGHYAEIYKLKDSMFVTKRAVAINLVEKDSVYIHGKKLMVTGKEGERILRAYNNVRFYKIDMSGKCDSIHSNSKTALTKLIGNPILWNGESQITGDVMHLIGDKNTKKLDSLKVLNNTFIVSRDTLGTGYNQVKGLNLFGKFREGKLHDVDVIKNTEVIYYMRNDDNELIGINKNVSSKINLIIENNDIETITFFNKVDGDVYPEADLPENARKLRGLHWRGDERIKSKDDIFTAEDNEMNDKLIQEGKDEEAKDKNTPLKVRKETLDYDKKKPAVKTTTNSKSKTKK; from the coding sequence TTGAAGAAATTACTATTTTTCATATCCTTTTGTTTGCTTTTTTTAAATGCACAAGATCTTTTTGCTCAAAAACCTAAAACAATAATTGTTGAAAATGCTGATTTTCAAGAAATCAACGAAAACGAAATCCCGGGTGCTTTACTGCTAACCGGAAATGTAAAAGTGAATCATGACGGGGTTGTACTGACCTGTAATAAAGCTTATTTCTTTCAAAAAGAAAATTATCTTAAAGCTTTTGGGAATGTGCAATTGGTACAAGGTGACACCTTATTCCTAAACAGCAAATATGCCGAATACAGTGGTAATGTAAAAAAAGCTTTTGCGACCGGTGACGCTGTCATGAGTTCGCCTGATGCCACTTTAAGTACAGATACGATAAACTTTGACCGAAACATTCAGCAGGTTTTTTACAACACCAAGGGGACTATCATCAATAAAGACAATACACTGGTTAGTAAATCAGGAAGGTATTATGTGGCCGAGAAAAAGTTTCAGTTCCTGACTGCAGTAACGATTACCAATCCAAAATATGTGATCAAATCAAATCATTTAGATTACTATAGCAATTCAGGACACTCTTATTTACTTGGTCCTTCAACCATTACCAGTAAATCCAATTATATTTATACGGAAAGGGGTTTTTATGACACCAAGAAGAATCTTGCACATTTTTTACGGAAATCTTACATCAAATATGATGATCGTCTCATAGAAGGAGACAGCTTATACTACAATCGAAATATTGAATTTGCCTCTGCAACCCGAAATGTAAAAATCACGGACTCTATCAATCGTGGAATTGTAAAAGGCCATTATGCTGAGATTTACAAACTCAAAGATTCGATGTTTGTAACCAAAAGAGCCGTAGCCATTAATCTGGTCGAAAAAGATTCGGTTTATATTCACGGAAAAAAACTGATGGTTACCGGAAAAGAAGGTGAACGTATTTTAAGAGCTTACAACAATGTCCGTTTTTACAAAATAGACATGAGCGGGAAATGTGATTCTATCCATTCCAATTCCAAGACTGCTTTGACAAAACTAATTGGCAACCCGATTCTTTGGAATGGAGAAAGCCAAATCACAGGAGATGTCATGCATCTTATTGGTGATAAAAACACTAAAAAACTAGATTCCTTAAAAGTTCTCAATAACACCTTTATAGTCTCGCGGGATACCCTCGGAACCGGCTACAATCAAGTTAAAGGACTCAATTTATTTGGAAAATTCAGAGAAGGAAAACTACATGATGTCGACGTGATAAAAAACACCGAGGTAATCTATTACATGCGAAATGATGACAATGAGCTAATTGGAATCAATAAAAATGTAAGCAGTAAAATCAATCTGATTATCGAAAATAACGATATTGAAACCATCACGTTTTTCAACAAAGTCGACGGCGATGTATATCCTGAAGCCGATTTACCTGAAAATGCCCGTAAACTGAGAGGCCTGCATTGGCGCGGCGACGAACGAATAAAGTCGAAAGACGATATCTTTACGGCTGAAGACAATGAAATGAACGATAAATTAATCCAGGAAGGAAAAGACGAAGAGGCCAAAGATAAAAATACACCTCTAAAAGTTAGAAAAGAAACCCTGGATTACGACAAAAAGAAACCCGCAGTGAAGACCACTACAAACTCTAAGAGTAAGACTAAAAAATAG
- a CDS encoding alpha-amylase family protein: MYTSKEETPKETKIVVYQVFTRLFGNKNTTNKPWGTIEENGVGKFNDFTDKALHEIKDLGVTHIWYTGVPHHALVGDYKAYGISDDDPEVVKGRAGSPYAVKDYYNVNPDLAVNPANRLQEFEALIGRTHKAGLKLIIDIVPNHIARKYEGKSNPAGVRDFGADDDVNMEYKRDNNFYYIPNNHFEIPSGDIPLNGEKNVLVDGVFNENPAKWTGNGSRKAKPDQNDWYETVKVNYGIRPDGSKDFMELPAGFDQKSYQEHFAFWQDKDVPDSWKKFRSIALYWIDKGVDGFRYDMAEMVPYEFWSYMNSAIKMKNPNAFLLAEVYNPKEYRNYIRLGKMDYLYDKVETYDKLKDIIRGKSLPDGLSDIQKGMEDIEHNMLHFLDNHDEQRLASPEFAGTPERGKPLMVVSATISTAPTMVYFGQEVGEAANENAGFGTRSRTSIFDYIGVPNHQRWMNEGKFDGGQLSDSEKKLRDFYKKLLNFSLKSPALMGSFQEIQSVNRQNNIGYDDLIYSYVRWSEHQKLIIVTNFSSEKTSEFDLKIPSDIISKWNLRDGVYNLKDELYEKNAVQFKVNNGEGVVRVKIMPSESFIFELK; the protein is encoded by the coding sequence ATGTATACAAGTAAAGAAGAGACTCCCAAAGAGACTAAAATTGTGGTCTATCAGGTTTTTACGCGTTTGTTTGGAAATAAAAACACCACTAATAAGCCATGGGGGACGATCGAGGAAAATGGTGTTGGAAAATTTAATGATTTTACAGACAAAGCGCTGCATGAAATTAAGGATTTAGGTGTTACCCATATTTGGTATACAGGTGTTCCGCATCATGCATTGGTAGGGGATTATAAGGCGTATGGAATTTCAGATGATGATCCGGAAGTGGTAAAAGGCCGTGCAGGATCTCCGTATGCTGTAAAAGATTATTATAATGTAAATCCCGATTTAGCGGTGAATCCGGCAAACAGATTACAGGAGTTTGAAGCGTTAATCGGGCGTACGCACAAGGCAGGACTAAAGCTGATTATTGATATTGTACCCAATCATATTGCAAGAAAATATGAAGGTAAAAGTAATCCGGCGGGAGTAAGAGATTTTGGAGCCGATGATGATGTGAATATGGAATACAAACGAGATAACAATTTTTACTATATCCCAAACAATCATTTTGAAATACCGAGTGGAGATATTCCGTTAAATGGAGAAAAAAATGTACTTGTAGACGGGGTATTTAATGAAAATCCTGCAAAATGGACTGGAAACGGTTCCAGAAAAGCGAAGCCCGACCAAAATGACTGGTATGAAACGGTGAAAGTAAATTATGGAATTCGTCCCGATGGATCAAAGGATTTTATGGAACTTCCTGCAGGATTTGATCAAAAATCGTATCAGGAACATTTTGCTTTTTGGCAAGACAAAGATGTTCCGGATTCCTGGAAAAAGTTCAGGTCTATTGCTTTGTATTGGATTGACAAAGGGGTGGATGGTTTTCGTTATGATATGGCGGAGATGGTACCTTACGAATTTTGGAGTTATATGAATTCGGCAATTAAGATGAAAAATCCAAATGCCTTTTTATTGGCAGAAGTTTACAATCCAAAGGAGTATCGTAACTATATTCGTTTGGGAAAAATGGACTATCTCTATGATAAAGTTGAAACTTACGATAAGCTGAAAGATATTATTCGCGGAAAATCATTGCCAGATGGATTATCAGATATTCAGAAAGGAATGGAAGATATTGAGCACAATATGTTGCATTTTTTAGACAATCATGACGAACAGCGATTAGCTAGCCCTGAATTTGCAGGAACTCCCGAACGAGGGAAACCTTTAATGGTAGTTTCGGCAACAATTAGTACGGCTCCAACTATGGTTTATTTTGGACAGGAAGTAGGTGAAGCAGCAAATGAGAATGCCGGTTTCGGAACGCGTTCCAGAACATCTATATTTGATTATATTGGCGTGCCAAATCATCAGCGTTGGATGAATGAAGGGAAGTTTGATGGCGGACAGCTTTCGGATTCAGAAAAGAAGCTGCGTGATTTTTATAAGAAATTGCTAAATTTCTCACTTAAAAGCCCCGCTTTAATGGGGAGTTTTCAGGAAATTCAAAGTGTAAATCGTCAAAATAATATAGGTTACGACGATTTAATTTATTCGTATGTACGTTGGTCAGAGCATCAAAAACTGATCATCGTGACTAATTTTTCTTCAGAAAAAACAAGTGAATTTGATTTGAAAATTCCTTCGGATATTATTTCAAAATGGAACTTAAGAGATGGAGTTTACAATCTTAAAGATGAATTATACGAGAAGAATGCTGTGCAATTTAAAGTAAATAATGGTGAAGGAGTGGTGAGGGTGAAAATAATGCCTTCGGAGTCATTTATTTTTGAATTGAAGTAG
- a CDS encoding superoxide dismutase, translated as MKKNITRFSILTSFFLLFSCNDNKLTEVVEVPLPTKEEKITIGSPNDVKADPGSFELTKLPFSYDALAPAIRTLTLETHYSKHYLTYTNNFNKEIVNTEFENLPIEDILKKMDLSNAKLRQNAGGYYNHTLYFNILTPKEQTPKDTLAGSINKEFGSLSNLTSQFKGQATKQFGSGWVWLIVDKAGKLQITTTENQDNPLMKNALIPGTPILGIDLWEHAYYLDYQNRKGSYIDAFYQHINWEKVNENYIEALKKVKKV; from the coding sequence ATGAAGAAAAACATTACTCGTTTTAGCATTTTGACTTCATTCTTTCTATTATTTTCATGTAATGACAATAAGTTAACCGAAGTTGTAGAGGTTCCTTTGCCTACAAAAGAAGAAAAAATCACCATTGGATCTCCAAATGATGTAAAAGCAGACCCGGGTTCTTTTGAATTGACAAAACTGCCATTTTCTTATGATGCTTTAGCTCCTGCAATAAGAACTCTTACTCTGGAAACACATTATTCAAAACATTATTTAACTTATACCAACAATTTCAACAAAGAAATTGTAAATACGGAGTTTGAAAATCTGCCTATTGAAGATATTCTTAAAAAAATGGATCTTAGTAATGCCAAGCTTCGTCAAAATGCAGGTGGATACTACAATCATACACTTTATTTTAATATTCTGACACCAAAAGAACAAACTCCAAAAGATACTTTAGCAGGTTCGATCAATAAAGAGTTTGGTTCTCTAAGCAATCTAACCAGCCAGTTCAAAGGTCAGGCAACCAAACAATTCGGATCCGGATGGGTTTGGCTGATTGTCGACAAAGCCGGAAAACTTCAGATAACGACTACTGAAAATCAGGACAATCCTTTAATGAAAAACGCCCTGATTCCCGGAACTCCAATTTTAGGAATCGATCTTTGGGAACATGCTTACTATCTGGATTACCAAAACAGAAAAGGGAGTTATATTGATGCTTTTTATCAGCATATTAACTGGGAAAAAGTAAACGAAAATTACATCGAAGCTTTGAAAAAAGTAAAAAAAGTATAA
- a CDS encoding acyl-CoA-binding protein: MTEKDLDTRFSEAVETALQMTQATLPQDVQLRLYAYYKQATFGTAVYNQSENFDLRNAFKTNAWMQISHLTAEEAKENYIAIINSLTSK; the protein is encoded by the coding sequence ATGACTGAAAAAGATTTAGATACTCGTTTTTCAGAGGCCGTTGAGACCGCTTTACAAATGACTCAGGCTACACTGCCGCAAGACGTGCAGTTAAGACTTTATGCCTATTACAAACAAGCAACTTTTGGAACAGCTGTGTACAATCAATCGGAGAATTTTGATTTACGAAATGCTTTCAAAACTAATGCCTGGATGCAAATAAGTCATCTTACAGCTGAGGAGGCCAAAGAAAACTATATCGCAATCATTAATTCGCTAACATCAAAATAA
- a CDS encoding phosphatidylserine decarboxylase family protein, translating to MFHKEGGPSILLGTVFAVAVLLIAEKFIDINWLRILVQLAGLLVLIIILQFFRNPKRIAIRNSDHILAPVDGKVVVIEEVYEGEFFKDKRLQVSIFMSPINVHVTRYAMDGIIKFSKYHPGKFLVAWHPKASEENERTTVVIENETFGQVLYRQIAGALARRIVNYAKEGMQVVQGTDAGFIKFGSRVDLFLPLGTPINVVLNQKAIGGKTIIATKA from the coding sequence ATGTTTCATAAAGAAGGAGGCCCATCCATTTTGCTAGGTACTGTTTTCGCGGTAGCTGTACTTTTAATTGCTGAAAAATTCATTGATATCAATTGGCTAAGAATATTAGTTCAGCTAGCTGGTTTATTAGTATTAATTATCATTCTGCAATTTTTTAGAAATCCAAAAAGAATCGCAATCAGAAACAGCGATCACATTCTTGCTCCTGTAGACGGGAAAGTTGTGGTTATCGAAGAAGTTTATGAAGGAGAATTTTTTAAAGACAAACGTCTTCAGGTATCCATCTTCATGTCACCAATTAATGTACACGTAACTCGTTACGCAATGGACGGTATTATCAAATTTAGCAAATACCACCCTGGAAAGTTTTTAGTTGCCTGGCATCCAAAAGCAAGCGAAGAAAACGAAAGAACAACAGTTGTAATCGAAAACGAAACTTTTGGACAGGTATTGTACAGACAAATTGCAGGAGCTTTGGCACGTAGAATTGTAAATTACGCTAAAGAAGGAATGCAGGTTGTTCAGGGGACAGATGCCGGATTTATAAAATTTGGTTCAAGAGTAGATTTATTTTTACCTTTAGGTACTCCAATCAATGTAGTATTAAACCAAAAAGCAATTGGTGGAAAAACCATCATCGCTACAAAAGCTTAA
- a CDS encoding phosphatidate cytidylyltransferase: MNETLKRTISGAVYIALLLTSILFSTESFIILFGIFLIIATYEFCNLVGINKVFSILFVSLFYSAVALISFYKTETENYISKTFKENIIITVDTEKLFSALLIITLIVSIKCIVFLFDDTQIISKTSKYVYLLGYVTLPFLFITKISFGIKDYNPKIIIGLFVLIWTNDTFAYLVGKSMGKHKLFERISPKKTIEGFLGGVVFAAFAGFLISKLYIQPKADFSTKSILIWMIIALIVSIFGTIGDLIESKFKRVAGVKDSGSIMPGHGGVLDRLDSVIFVAPIIFLFYQILYYVS; the protein is encoded by the coding sequence ATGAACGAAACACTCAAGAGAACCATTTCTGGTGCTGTTTATATCGCTTTATTACTAACTTCTATTCTGTTTTCTACCGAAAGCTTTATTATTCTTTTTGGCATCTTTCTGATTATAGCCACTTATGAATTCTGTAATTTAGTTGGGATCAATAAAGTTTTTTCAATTTTATTTGTTTCCCTGTTTTATAGCGCAGTCGCTTTAATCAGTTTTTACAAAACTGAAACTGAAAACTATATTAGCAAAACATTTAAAGAAAATATTATAATTACTGTTGATACCGAAAAGCTTTTTTCGGCACTGCTCATCATCACCTTAATTGTATCTATAAAATGTATTGTATTTTTATTTGATGACACACAAATCATCAGTAAAACATCCAAATATGTTTATTTGCTTGGATATGTAACACTCCCTTTTCTTTTTATCACTAAAATTTCATTTGGTATCAAAGATTACAATCCAAAAATTATCATCGGATTATTCGTTTTAATCTGGACCAATGACACCTTTGCCTATTTAGTTGGAAAGTCAATGGGAAAACATAAATTGTTTGAGCGTATTTCACCTAAAAAAACAATTGAAGGTTTCCTTGGCGGAGTAGTTTTTGCTGCCTTTGCCGGATTTTTAATCTCAAAACTATACATACAGCCAAAAGCAGATTTCAGCACTAAATCTATTCTTATCTGGATGATTATTGCTTTAATCGTTAGCATCTTCGGAACTATTGGGGATTTAATTGAATCCAAATTCAAAAGAGTTGCCGGAGTAAAAGACAGCGGTTCCATTATGCCGGGTCACGGAGGCGTATTAGATCGACTAGATAGTGTTATATTTGTAGCACCAATTATATTTTTATTTTATCAAATTTTATATTATGTTTCATAA
- a CDS encoding lactate utilization protein B/C, with product MNFFKKIFGSSEPASDEEHESEYGANQAPDSHLSIDERFIFNFKKNGGKFLYCENKQEVAEQFENILEENDWFENEVLCYEPALFSLLEENKLLYLSPRNPKFLLATCENLIADEGSILFSSKQIRQDKPNELPANIVIIATTSQILSIKSDGLSAIKRKYERDYPTNITTIKYFEKAKEEDFTQYGSVAKNLYLLLLEDL from the coding sequence ATGAATTTTTTCAAAAAAATATTTGGTTCCAGTGAGCCAGCTTCTGATGAAGAACATGAAAGTGAATACGGGGCAAACCAAGCTCCTGACAGTCATTTATCTATCGATGAAAGATTCATTTTTAATTTCAAAAAAAATGGAGGCAAGTTCTTGTATTGCGAAAACAAACAGGAGGTTGCGGAACAATTTGAAAACATTTTAGAAGAAAACGACTGGTTCGAAAACGAAGTTTTGTGTTATGAACCTGCTCTATTTAGTTTGCTTGAAGAAAATAAACTGCTTTATCTTTCTCCTAGAAACCCAAAATTTTTACTTGCCACTTGTGAGAATCTGATTGCTGACGAAGGTTCTATTTTATTCTCCTCTAAACAAATCAGACAGGATAAACCAAACGAATTGCCTGCAAACATTGTTATTATTGCTACAACAAGTCAGATACTTTCCATCAAAAGTGATGGTCTAAGCGCGATCAAACGCAAGTACGAAAGAGACTACCCTACTAATATTACCACAATAAAATATTTCGAAAAAGCAAAAGAAGAAGATTTTACTCAATACGGAAGTGTTGCCAAAAACTTGTATTTATTGCTCTTAGAAGATCTTTAA
- the ftsH gene encoding ATP-dependent zinc metalloprotease FtsH: MAKDNNPNPSKFKISPWLIYTAILLVFLFISFATGGSNLSEPAQLTSSKFNTLLEKGQIEKVIVYNKAEAEVYLNAAALKDAANKKVAKDIFDRPNKGPHYTLEIGNDQIFQTKLEKAVGEGKLKDFNFLQKNNWSDILISLLPIIIIIGVWIFIMRKMSGGAGGGGGQIFNIGKSKAKLFDEKTDIKTTFKDVAGLEGAKEEIQEIVEFLKNPEKYTNLGGKIPKGALLVGPPGTGKTLLAKAVAGEAQVPFFSLSGSDFVEMFVGVGASRVRDLFKQAKEKSPAIIFIDEIDAVGRARGKSNMSGGNDERENTLNQLLTEMDGFGTNSNVIVLAATNRADVLDKALMRAGRFDRQIFVDLPDIRERAEIFAVHLAPIKKVEGLDLDFLAKQTPGFSGADIANVCNEAALIAARNNKTAVDKQDFLDAVDRIIGGLEKKNKIITPEEKRAIAIHEAGHATVSWMLEHAAPLIKVTIVPRGQSLGAAWYLPEERQIVRTDQMLDEMCATMGGRAAEKVTFDRISTGALSDLEKVTRQARAMVTIYGLNDKIGNVTYYDSSGQSEYNFSKPYSDETAKIIDKEISELIEGQYQRAIEILEENKDKLNQLADILIEKEVIFKDDLEAIFGKRTFDKNLEEVVS; the protein is encoded by the coding sequence ATGGCTAAAGATAATAATCCAAATCCGAGTAAATTTAAAATAAGTCCCTGGTTAATATATACTGCAATACTTCTGGTTTTTTTATTTATAAGTTTTGCAACCGGTGGATCAAACTTAAGCGAACCTGCTCAATTAACTTCTTCTAAATTCAACACTTTATTAGAAAAAGGACAAATTGAAAAGGTAATCGTTTATAACAAAGCTGAAGCTGAAGTATATTTAAACGCTGCAGCTCTTAAAGACGCGGCTAATAAAAAAGTAGCTAAAGATATTTTTGACAGACCTAATAAAGGTCCTCATTATACTTTAGAAATTGGTAACGATCAAATCTTCCAAACAAAACTGGAAAAAGCAGTTGGCGAAGGTAAACTGAAAGATTTTAATTTCTTACAGAAAAACAACTGGAGCGATATTTTAATCAGCCTACTTCCTATCATCATTATTATTGGTGTATGGATTTTCATTATGCGTAAAATGTCAGGCGGTGCCGGTGGCGGTGGCGGACAAATTTTCAACATTGGAAAATCGAAAGCCAAATTATTTGACGAGAAAACTGATATTAAAACTACATTCAAAGATGTAGCTGGTTTAGAAGGTGCAAAAGAAGAAATACAAGAAATTGTAGAATTCTTAAAAAACCCTGAAAAATACACTAATCTTGGAGGTAAAATCCCAAAAGGAGCTTTATTAGTAGGGCCTCCGGGAACAGGTAAAACATTATTGGCAAAAGCAGTTGCTGGTGAAGCTCAGGTTCCGTTTTTCTCTTTATCAGGTTCTGATTTTGTTGAAATGTTCGTAGGTGTTGGTGCTTCACGTGTACGTGATTTATTCAAACAAGCCAAAGAAAAATCTCCTGCCATCATCTTTATCGACGAAATTGATGCTGTTGGTAGAGCAAGAGGAAAAAGCAATATGTCAGGCGGAAATGACGAAAGAGAAAACACATTAAACCAATTACTAACAGAAATGGACGGTTTTGGCACAAACTCTAACGTAATTGTTCTGGCTGCAACCAACAGAGCAGATGTACTTGACAAAGCTTTAATGCGTGCAGGACGTTTCGACAGACAAATCTTTGTTGACTTACCGGACATTCGTGAGAGAGCTGAAATCTTTGCAGTTCACTTAGCACCTATCAAAAAAGTAGAAGGTCTTGACCTTGATTTCTTAGCCAAACAAACTCCTGGTTTCTCTGGTGCAGATATTGCTAATGTTTGTAACGAAGCTGCCCTGATTGCTGCCCGTAACAATAAAACCGCTGTAGACAAACAAGATTTCCTTGATGCTGTGGACAGAATCATTGGCGGACTTGAAAAGAAAAACAAAATCATTACACCGGAAGAAAAAAGAGCTATCGCTATTCACGAAGCTGGTCACGCGACTGTAAGCTGGATGTTAGAACATGCTGCACCGCTAATCAAAGTAACGATTGTTCCTCGTGGACAAAGTTTAGGAGCAGCCTGGTACTTACCGGAAGAAAGACAAATCGTCAGAACTGATCAAATGTTAGACGAAATGTGCGCTACTATGGGCGGAAGAGCTGCTGAAAAAGTAACTTTTGACAGAATTTCAACCGGAGCATTAAGCGATTTAGAAAAAGTTACACGTCAGGCTCGTGCTATGGTAACGATCTATGGTTTGAATGATAAAATTGGAAATGTTACGTATTATGATTCAAGCGGTCAAAGCGAATACAATTTTTCAAAACCATATTCTGACGAAACTGCAAAAATCATTGACAAAGAAATCTCAGAATTAATTGAAGGCCAATACCAACGAGCCATTGAAATTCTTGAAGAAAATAAAGACAAGCTAAATCAATTAGCTGATATATTAATTGAAAAAGAAGTTATTTTTAAAGATGACTTAGAAGCTATCTTCGGAAAACGCACTTTTGATAAAAATTTAGAAGAAGTGGTTTCATAG
- the rsfS gene encoding ribosome silencing factor translates to MAKKTVNNDVLLANIIKGIEEVKGNDIDILDLREIDTAVCDYFVICNGSSNTQVNAIVNSIQKTVSKDLKDKPWHVEGTDNAEWVLMDYVHIVVHVFQKHIREYYNIESLWGDAKITTIENKY, encoded by the coding sequence ATGGCGAAAAAGACTGTTAATAATGATGTTCTATTGGCGAACATAATCAAAGGGATTGAAGAAGTAAAAGGAAATGATATCGATATTCTTGACTTAAGAGAAATAGACACTGCAGTTTGTGACTATTTTGTCATTTGCAACGGAAGTTCAAATACCCAAGTTAATGCCATTGTAAATTCAATTCAAAAAACTGTATCAAAAGATTTAAAGGATAAACCCTGGCATGTAGAAGGAACCGATAATGCGGAATGGGTTCTTATGGACTATGTACACATTGTAGTGCATGTTTTCCAAAAACACATTCGAGAATACTACAACATCGAAAGCCTTTGGGGTGATGCCAAAATAACTACAATCGAAAACAAATACTAA